From the genome of Nicotiana sylvestris chromosome 1, ASM39365v2, whole genome shotgun sequence:
CAaaacgggtgaatatgttcttctttagaaattccaccaccacttttgcatcattggtgggtaacgccgcagcttccacccatttggacacatagtctacATCAACAATAATGTACTTATTTccataggagctgacgaagggacccatgaagtcaatgtcCCAGAtgtcaaacacttccacctcttgaattgggttcatgggcatctcgtggcgtcgggaaatgttcccggtctGCTGACATTCATTGCATCCCTTCACCCATTGGTGTGCATCTTTAAACACTGTCGGCCAGAAGAATCCAGCCTCTAGCACCTTTGCCTGTCCTAacccctccaaagtgtccaccatacgccgatgcgtgacaagcctgcaaaacagaaaaTTGCTCTATCTTGGGGACGCATCTCCGAATCATATTATCAAGGCATATTCTaaacagataaggttcatcccagtaatacTGGCGGCTTTCATGAAAAAATCTTTTCCTTTGGATCGATGAAAAGTCGTGAGGAACTATACCACTGGCCAGGTAATtagcaaagtctgcataccatggcgcttcctgATGAGTGGTGGCGAGCAACTGCTCGTCTAGAAAAGTTTCCAGTATTTCCTCAACCTCAACTacattttcagctccctcaagtcgtgatagatgatcaatgacttgattctcagtgcccttacggtcacgaatctcAAGATTGAACTCTTGCAATAGCAACAACCAATGAATCAGGCGTGACTTagattctttcttttctattaagtacctgagagctgcatggtcagtatatacaattaccttggaCCCTATTAGGTAGGATCGGAACTTGTCAAACGCGAACACTACAACcaacatctccttttcagtcataGTGTAGTTCAACTGGGCTCCATTCAGCGttttactagcatagtagattgggtgcatcAGTTTGTCTTTCCGCTGGCCCAGCACTGCTCCCACTGCATAGTCACTAGCATCACATATTAGTTCGaacggttgctcccagttgggggcaacaatgatgggtgttgtgaccaATCTCCTTTTCAACTCCTCAAATGCTACCCTACAATCATCATAAAACAAAAatgggtgatctttttctaacaacttacagagagggttggcgattttggagaagtcttttatgaacctccggtaaaaaccggCATGTCCAAGGAAGCTTCTGATGGCTTTGACTGAAGTTGGTGGAGGCAACTTTGCTATTACATCAACTTTCGCATGATCCACCTCTATTCCCttgcttgacacccggtgccccaagactatgccttcttgtaccatgaaatgacacttctcccaattcagAACCAAGTTAGTCTCGATGCACCATTTCAGCACACGCGTCAGATTtatcaggcactcatcaaatgaattccccaccactgagaagtcatccatgaacacctctatTATGTActcaaccatgtcagtgaatatggccatcatccACCGTTAGAATGTGgcaggtgcattgcataggccaaagggaaTCCGTctaaaggcataaatgccatacgggcatgtgaaggaggtcttctctctgtcctccggTGCGATGGAGATCTGATTgaaccctgagtacccatccagaaaatagAAGTGTGACTTCCCTGCCAATCTGTCAAATATCTgaaagggaagtgggaagtggtctttccgggtggctagattcaactttcgatagtccatacaaattctccagcctgtgacggttcttgttgagatcaattcattgttgtcatttgtcacaaccgtcatgccaccctttttaggaacacattgcactgggctcacccagctgctgtcagagattgggaaaataattcccgcatccaaccactttatcacctccttcttcaccacttccttcatgttggggttcagcctcctctgatgttccctggaaggttttttcccctcttccagcagaatcttgtgcatgcagtaggcggggctgatcccttgatgtctgccatggtccaccccaTGGCAGTTTTGCACTCCTTTAGTACCTGTAAAAGTTGTTgaacctgcacatctaacaaactagatgagataataacaggtaatgtggagtcaggtcccagaaattcatacctgaggtgggctggcaatggctttaactccagctttggtggttcttcaatggatggcttagctggaggagtttctctcttttctaagtgcaagggctcaaactctagatttctctcccagaaccctctaccttccaatgccaacacccattccgcCAAATCCTCACCATTCACTTCATCTATGTTCATCAAACATGCAGCAAAGGGGGTCTTCAATCGTCAACACCTCATCATCAGACTCTACAattacatccacggcatcaataagagagcaattgacgaactcacttggtcgcctcatagacttctgcacattgaatgttatttcCTCATCATTGAGTCTCATTTTGATCTCCCCAGTCTCACAGTCAATCAGAGCTCTCCCCGTGGCCGAGAATGGTCTTCCTAAGATTataggaatttcttcatccattttgcaatccaatatcacaaagtctgtagggaacacaaatttccccacCTGAATAAGCACATCATCAAGGATACCGAATGGACGCTTCACAGTCCTGTCGGCCAGCTGCAACAATAtggaggtgggtctagctctcccAATGCCCAATCTCTTATAGAtagccaggggcataagattaatgCTGGCCCCTAAATCACATAGCACCTTAGCAAAGGCGAAattcccaatagtgcatggaattgtaaagctaCCTGGATCATACAGCTTTTCAGCAATAGGTCTCGTCATCACTGCACTACAGGTCTGAGTAAGTGTAACCGTAGACAAGTCTTGAAAATCAAATTtttgggacatcaagtccttcatcatatTTGCGTACCCAGACATCTCCTTTAAAGCTTCAATCAGTGGAATATTTACCATGATTTGTTTGAGCATTTCAAAGAACTTTTTATACTGCTCCTCCTTTTGATGCTTGGCCAGCCCTGTGGAAAGGGtgcaggaggtctcttcttcccaatcactTGGGACTTCTCTTTATCAGCTACTATTTCAACTACTGGCTCTTCAACTGGCTCAGCTACTTTCTCGGTCTCCTGCTGAATGTTCTTTTCTTCCTGAGCAGGATGGACTGTCACCTCTGTCAGTATCGTAgactcatccagctcaatgggcactggaaTGAATGTCTCAGCCTGTATATTTTCTCGAGATCTCTCTTTTTCTATATCTAGATCCCTGCCATTACGGAGACTTACCGCCATCAGCTACTTTGGGACCTGATCTTTTGGATTAATCTGGGTGTCTGCAGGTAATGTCCCTTGAGGATGATTGTTCAGAGACATTGGAATTTGTCCCAATTGCACTTCAATATTTTTGATTGctgcatcatgtgcatctactctttcatttattttttgcattggacccaataacctgctgcatcattgcttcaagtctagtgaacccatcttcttgccttccaccatgctaTTACTGAGGTAGGGGATACCCTTGCTGCTGATTGTTGTACCTCTGTGACCTTGgataaggtgccatattgttgggaggtctcatacctcccattcTTCCAGCATTGTACTGTGGCTGAGGTGGTCTGTATGGTTGCTGAGTTTGCTGACCCCAGTTCTGATTGacctgtctctggcctccatagtttgacacatagttcatgtcttcagggtgctgctgatgatgatcatgttctgcattccaaggattaccaactggctgactaatgcaagatgtgcacaagcccccattggtagtatctacaatgtgcacTTACTGTTTCTGCCCTGAttcctccacctttttggtgagtatgctcatcTCTGTCAAGAGGGTCGCCACATTTTCAGCCATGGAATTTGATGGGTCAAAAGGCACTGAGTgcaccactggagtgataggtgcattcctcaTCGTCCACCCCAAATTCTGAGCCATTTTGTCAAGCAGACTCTGACTTTCTCTCcaagttttgctcaaaaatgccccACCAGCTGAGGCATCTACAATGTTCTTCATGCTATCCGACAGTCCCATGTAAAACCGTTGTCCCAATatctgatctggaataccatgctgtggacatataaccaacattccTTTAAACCGGCTCCATGtctcatgcagtgtctccattggtttctGTTTAAAGCTCACGATCTCATTAATTTTTTGAGTTGTTTTGTTGGGCGGGTGGAACTTGATgtgaaattgcttgactaactcatcccaagtttctatagagtttatggggagtgagtttagccagacCTGAGTAGCTCCTGTCACCgagaatggaaataataacaacctgattgcttccggagttacgttgggttgcctttgagttttgcaaatcgacaggaagttcttcaagtgctgctgaggatcttcgGCTAGTGACccagaaaatagtcccttgttttgcagcaAGTGCAGCATATTGTTCGTGATCTGGAACGATTCAGCTTGTATCGCGGGCACAACAATGGCAGTGGCCAGATtgtcagctgtgggttgtgcccagtcatatagtGTAGCCTCAGGCACAGGAGGTTCCATATCTCTGACGTTTCCGTTGACGTTGTCTACGTCACCCATGTTAATTTCGAGTTTGTgtgtttgatgaggttgttgaagtcttttgttaGCACGGTTCAATATCCGGAATGTTTTCTTggggtctgagagtccttcaagtTGTTCTCCAGTCCTCGTAGAGTTTCTAGGCATACCTCTGTGCAACCACGTCAACAACCGTCAAAATATTCAATCAAAAATTTGGtgtagagaaaactgactacattaagaatttttgtatttctatcaatggtaattgataattccgttatctccccggcaacgacgccaaaatttgatcacgcccaactatgccttataaaaaggaccctatggacgttgcaaatataacctgagtattctgcctagagtcgaatccacagagagttaacctatcaatcactatcttagacccactaaactcttgagaaccaatttccccaaatgtttgaatcacagttgttggtgtcttcaataactaaaattgcaagtaaataaatAGCTAtaaactaaggatgctaaggttgtaaacaataatgaaaaaacgctaaggtaatgaattcccctattgatggaatcccttctgtttatgcttcatacaaattgaccaacacctctctatcaatcatgaatgctcatcttaccgtaaatctctcccgactaatcacagtaatatactcaatgcactctcccgagatacgctagctagctctaattaacacggttcactttagattgcactcaagTCTTCGTTATCcgtaatcccacctttaaacccgcagttatagatccctcttatactttgggagtggtgttgttcaacaataacctaaatatgcactctctcccgagttatgcacactaaataggcacagctaattgaggatcttgtcaattaactacaacatacacaaagttgaacaaataaagattgagactagcaatttgtattcacataaacaagaagttcatcccccaataggttccatc
Proteins encoded in this window:
- the LOC138891246 gene encoding uncharacterized protein encodes the protein MTRPIAEKLYDPGSFTIPCTIGNFAFAKVLCDLGASINLMPLAIYKRLGIGRARPTSILLQLADRTVKRPFGILDDVLIQVGKFVFPTDFVILDCKMDEEIPIILGRPFSATGRALIDCETGEIKMRLNDEEITFNVQKSMRRPSEFVNCSLIDAVDVIVESDDEVLTIEDPLCCMFDEHR
- the LOC138891247 gene encoding uncharacterized protein, whose protein sequence is MGDVDNVNGNVRDMEPPVPEATLYDWAQPTADNLATAIVVPAIQAESFQITNNMLHLLQNKGLFSGSLAEDPQQHLKNFLSICKTQRQPNVTPEAIRLLLFPFSVTGATQVWLNSLPINSIETWDELVKQFHIKFHPPNKTTQKINEIVSFKQKPMETLHETWSRFKGMLVICPQHGIPDQILGQRFYMGLSDSMKNIVDASAGGAFLSKTWRESQSLLDKMAQNLGWTMRNAPITPVVHSVPFDPSNSMAENVATLLTEMSILTKKVEESGQKHQPVGNPWNAEHDHHQQHPEDMNYVSNYGGQRQVNQNWGQQTQQPYRPPQPQYNAGRMGGMRPPNNMAPYPRSQRYNNQQQGLLGPMQKINERVDAHDAAIKNIEVQLGQIPMSLNNHPQGTLPADTQINPKDQVPK